Genomic segment of Syngnathus acus chromosome 10, fSynAcu1.2, whole genome shotgun sequence:
GCGTGGTGAAACGCCCGATGCCCAGCTGGCTTGTTATGTTTGGGAGGTGCCCCTCAGCCCATAATTAGACCTTGTGAAGCCAGCAGCAGCTCATGGCCAACCAGCTTGAGGCCCTCAAGACAGCCCTGCCCATCCTTTGGTCACTGACGTGatcacgtcttttttttttttttgtctcgccGCCGCAGCAAATAGTGCCTGTTTATCCATTGCCTGCACAAAGAGGCGAGTCATACTGTTTTCACTTCTGCACTAACACGCCGAAAGAGGAAGCGGCGTGAACTGCTCAAGGCCTCTTGCTCCATTCCTTAGCCGAATGGGATTTATTAGCGTGTATGACTCTGTGGTCATGGCAGGACTTGAATTCTTGTAATGTCCGATAAATTAGGACACTTGCCTTTTCACATTTGCGCATCATATGATACCCTGCGGATACGTTTGACAACTTTTTGGACGACCCGCCGTGTTGTGCCGCTTGACTTGCATGAAGGTATCACAAACGCAAACGGAGGTGAGTAAATGCGATGCCATGTTGGATTTTTTGGTGCAAAGGAGGCAAAAGTATTCACACTCTTAAGTAAAATACTTATGTAACAAAGGCTTTTCCATAATTTTCCATTGCACTCAGTGTATGTGTTTGAGAATGAATTGGCAGGTGTGAGGTGCCAAATGAATTAGTTTGTTACTGGTTCTCTATTGTTTGTCAACATTACTCAATGTGAGGTAGGCCTTACAGTCATCATGCCAGATGAGTTGGCGTATTTTTCTCGCAAATAATTTCGGTGTTGTTTTCATGCgttaaagaggaagtcaaccTCCAAAAAGTTCTTGACAGTATAATGTTGTATGTACCCCACTAGCCTAAACACTGCATTGtgattaatattgtttttgtggaatatgagttaagcagcaGAATCCACCCATTTTTAGCCATCTCAGAGGCGATCGTTGTGGCATTTGCTGTCGACTACAAATCGACAGCAAGCATCTCCAGTTGgtccaaaatgctgctgctcactTCTTGATTGGTACTCTTAAGAGAGAGCCCATAACGTCAGTGTACATTTTAgatttccccccccacccaagaTTCTGCTTCACCCATCCGCGCCTGCTAGGTGCCAACCAGGCACTATTAGAGAGTTACCAAGGACTAAGCGAAGGCTCAGAGGGGATGGAGCTGTTTCAGTTGCCGTTCCCCCTCTTACAGATGCGTTGAGTATGTTTATGACCTGAAGAATAGTTGTATCAGAATTGAACATTTTGCTTTCCTGTTTGTGCGCATAAGGAATTCTTCTGTGCAGGttgtgatgatgaagatgggATGGCTTTCAGACATAACAAGATTGAAGCGGTGCCACTCAAACGCTATATTtaagatgttttatttaaaatgtgaaaccCTAGGCTCGGAAGGAAATGAGATAGCTGCCTGAAACGCGgcactgcgtgtgtgtgtgcagtgaATCGTAATGATGTCTGGCTGTTTGATAGACCACTAATTCACAGAATATGGGTCACGCTTCATGTGCCACTGGTTATACGCGTACGGCCGAGACTCATTCAAATCGTGTGCGTGTTCAACTGTGCATCCAATTATTGGAATACGACACCCTGTTTGTAATTGTGACACACAtatttgatttgtgtttttttttttggtcttgtaTCCAGGGCTTTGAGCCTGAGTGCCTTTACAGTGGGGAGAATTTCGGCAAGGTCCTGACCACATTGCTGGCCGTCAACTTTGCCACGCAAGGTAAGAGCTGCCTGCGTCGTCCTTCCGTGACCTTCCAGCATCCCGCTGCTTCGCAAACAAGGCCGCAGTGAATTTACACCATCGATTGCCTcaactgtttttccacaattaatcaattattcaTGTGGGCTGTATAATTGTgacaaaactaaaatggcACAAAGGTCACAGTGACTTCTTGCAAGgtgctgctgctttttaaTGGACTTTCCTTCCTCAAGAAACAGTCATTTGTGAATAACGGGACTCACTTTTCGATGACCTTGACTGCTATCCCACGTCAGGCGTGTGAGCCACTACTTGGTGACATAACTATTATGTTAAAATCAATCTAGGACTATAGTTTGTCCCGCAGTAAAAGTCGCACCGATCCAAAAATGCATtaagaagaaaggaacataTAAGTCACTTCAGAGTATAGGTgtcattttgggggggaaatgtaGTTGGCAAAATAGGCATGGCTACTGTTAATAGGTTTGTGAACAGGATAATAACAGTTAAGACTGCCacttcaattcatttcaaattctATGAAGTCAACAGGACTGGCaagaacacgcacacacacactgtttgGCATTCCTCGACTTCGTTGACCGAATTGGCGGCTTTGGTGACACTGTACTGTGTTGTGTAGCTTACGCAGCCATCATCGCACACTCCACAGGGAAACACTCGTCATCGCAAGGTTTCAAATTGCACTGCGGCAAACTGTGCCACTTGGCGGGTTAAGAGGCAACAACACAATCTGTGTTGCTCAATTTGTGTCATGCAACATTTGATCAAGCTGATTGGCTTTCCTGGCAGAGGCCAgctggtgtgtgtttgtgtcctgCTGGGTGCCATATTTGCCTGCTGTGTTTGATACAAGACTAATATCCTGCTCTGTTCAAATGAGGGCTTGGTGTTACACGGAATCAGTAATGTCAAATTTAATAGCGCCTTGttacagagacagagagaggaaCACACATTTCCATTCTACTTCAATGGTGCAACTATTTGCTGTGCTTTGGGGCTAATTGCTCCACGAGGTAGAACTGGTCTCTGCTCAATTTCTTTCCTCAGCCtcaatgttattttgtcaGCGCTTTCTTGTCGGAGAAAATCTGCTTCCCATGCACGTTACTGAGTGCTGCTGCACACTCATACCGTAGCTGAAGGAAAACATTCGTTCAAAGACATACTGTCTGGTTTTCCCTTGATCGGGGGACAGTGATAGTGGAGATGCGTTTCAGTATCTGGAGCTTGGCCGGCAGGCTACAGACGTGCTTCAAAGCTACCCATTGTCCACTTTTGACAGAAGTTcgacaagaaaagaaacaaccgAAATGCTCGGAGGATACATAAGATACATTTTAATCATTCGTCTTGTAGAATCCGCTAGTTtggtgttttgatttttctgtcactctgatttctttttcatatgTATACCAAATATGTGTTGCAAACTTGAAGTGCATCAGTCACGAGATATGTTGGTTGATCCAACAAAAGAAGCCTCTGTCTTCTCTCGTGGGATCATTCTTTTTTAGCCAGTACTTACTCGGAACGGCTGCACCGTTTCTTTAGGGAAATAGCTTTCAGTTGGCTAACCGGCAAATGTAGGGATAATTAATAGTCTTCACTTCGCCGAGCAGGAATATCTTGGGAATATGGCAGGAAGTCTGAGTACCTGGATTAAACCCACACAAGCACAGGGAGAAgatgcaaattccacacaggaTGGCTGGAGTAGGGATTTTCACTGAACTCTGTCTCACTGTGAAATGCTCACACGTCTTGGACATCAATTCATCTCATTAGACAGAAAGTCAGACGTCGTGTCAAGACAGTTTGACCCTCACCTCATGCCTAGAGTTTGAATAATACAAGCAAGCAAAATAACTAGGGCTGCATATTGTGTGTCCACAGACAGTGCTGCAGAGAGGTCATGTCCGCAGCCGGGCACCCAATCACTTAGTCCGACGGCTTCCTCGCACACAATCTCCTCTGCCAAGTCCAAAGGCTCTCTGCGGCGACAATCCAAATCTGCGGTATGTTCTGCATCCTTGTTCTGGATATTTGAATTTCCGTTATAATTTCTGGATGAACCTAAGAGGTGAGTGACTTTCTCCTATATGAAAACACCCACTTGACAGGAGATGTCAGAAAATGGCAGCGGCAGCAACGGGCAGCTGATAGTGAAGGCCCGCTTCAACTTCAAGCAGAATAACGAAGACGAGCTGTCGTTCGGCAAAGGCGACGTCATCGTCGTGACGCGGCAGGAGGAAGGCGGCTGGTGGGAAGGCAGCCTCAACGGAAAGACGGGATGGTTCCCAAGCAACTACGTGCGCGAGGTCAAGGCCTGTGGTGAGTCGGAGTGACTCGAGTTTTTATTCTTAGGGGGCGGGTGTGATGACAGTAATTGGGAATGATTGCATTAAGATCATTGTCAATATCTCTCCTGTAGAAAAACCCGTGTCTCCTAAAGGAGCTCAGCTGACCAAAAGCTACTACAGTGTGGTGAGTTTACAGCAAAGATATATTAGAtggccattcattttttttaaatgaattaatcCTAGCAAAAGTCTTTGACCTGGCTGCCCTTAAATTGCACCCATTACTCTGCAAACTTCagtaaaaatacattcaattcaattaaGCATATGATGAATTGAAAATATTCCTATAAAATATCAACAATAAAGTATATTTAGCAAGTTAGTCATGAATGCCCGGCCACCGTgcctgttttgcttttttcagGTAGTGCAGGACATCTTGGAGCACGAGCGAGAGTTTGTCAAAGAGCTGCAAACGCTGCTGAGTTGTTACCTGCGACCGTTACAAGGCAGCGACAAGTAAGCGAGTTCTCAGAGGCTTGTTCTCACCAGATTAGATTTAGCCAATGAACCTACTTCTGCCAGCTTTTGTCCAGCCTAGTGGAATATTTGGATGCCCCTTAAGTTACGTTACTGTTGATTGACTGTCTGCAGGCTGAGTAGTGCAGACAGCACCACCCTGTGTGGAAACCTGGAGGAGATCCTCACCTTCCAGCAGGGCCTGGTCGTCTCTTTGGAGGAATGTATAAAGTAAGTCACCGTTTATTGATACAGTTCATTCTTAATGATGACCTCATTATCACTCTCTACATTCATTTAtgacaaaattcaaaacacaaacacttcaaatgcaagctattttttttaaccgctTTCTCGTTGCCAGAGCTCATCTTTATAGAGAAATAAAACACGGACGTCGCCTTCGGTTTTCCtctgtttgttctttttattgCTCTCCCTTGTCACGCCACTCGCCTGACCTTGACATTGTCATTGCAGAGTTCCAGAAGGCCAACAGCGGCTGGCTGGATGCTTCTTGAATGTGATGTGTCAGATCAAGTCTCTTTACCTGGCCTACTGCTCCAGCCACCCTTCAGCCGTCTGCATCCTCACAGATCACAGGTCAGTGACCAATGTATTTTTCTACACTGTACATACGCATTTTCCATGCatttacatacataaacatttattcactgtacccatcttggaaaaaatattggaaaattgaactttttttcaaacGATCTGTGGAAGTTCTGATCGAGTACATGGTATGAGTTCATTTCTAGCAatctaaaaataatgtttatatAAAGCACAATACTgtagagcttttttttctttccaaaacaagCTCCCAGgtttttgttggtgttttACGGAAGGCTGAAATACGTAGGTTCCCATTGGCATTTCCAATCATTCCAATGGGGAACGATTATTTCTGATCTCAGTATATCTCACTGAGATGCATGGTAGGGACAATATtcgaaatatatatatatatatatctgcaCTCCAGATCTTCACTGCTGCAAACCATCGCTAACTGAAGGCTTAATTGTTGATCTTAAGTGTACTTTATCTCATTAGATATGGACGGTTGCAGTGTGACCTTCGGCCACTAGGTGTCGCGCTTTTATCCTTATGTCTTTGTGACagatgatttcatttccaCTGGTAAAAAAAGATGCCATTTTGAGGACGTTAAATCAAAGTTAAATTGTCTCAACAGCAATTTTTACCCATAAATAATTGAGGAGGGCCCAAAACTAACAACCTGTTTTATAtctaaataatgtaaaataaatgaagaacTTAAActgaacaagaaaaacaaatcagaagATTAAAATATTGCATGTCTGTATTCGAAAAGTATAAAATATAATCTTTGATGTAAGTCATATTTGTGCGATTTGTAAGAAAATGTCGAGGATGACACGTTCGTATACTAACGTGATGTTATGTCTTTTGAAAGCATAAAAGAGTGATTCACTTGTTCTTTTCCGCCATTGTCGTCAACAACACCACTGAAGTTTTTTGATTGTGATTAAGggatatataaatacatttgagatTGAAATTTGAGTTTTCCACTTCATGCCACGTGTGGTACTGGGGAGTGTTATCTTGGTTATGCTGTTTAGCCACATCAGAGGTTATGAAGTTGTTCCGTAGGCTCAAGTAACCATAAAATGTGCATAAGTCACAATGTTTTTCCGTGAAAACGTTTTCAATGAAGGATTTCATGTTACTCGGGTGTTTTCATTCCCACAATCTATGCACATTTTCCTTAGAAAGTGGAACCTTGAGTTCAGGAAAAAACATGTGTTCCTGGAAATGCTTTAATTGTTGACATATTGTGAGCGTtgtttcacaatttaaaagtgTTCACAAATGGCTTCATAAGTGCTCTCTGACTTTCTTCGGGCAAAAtatacaaatggaaaaaaatgacagcacaCTTAAAACCCACTTGTCACACTCTGATTCATATCACAATCACACCGTTTTGGCGCGCCATGCTACTGCCAAGtattgttaccatgacaaccaggTCACAGCTAAGACATAGAGAAGCTACACACAGCTACTCAATGTTGCCAACTTGGCAACGATGTAGCTAAATTTAGTTGCTTTTTGACCCTTTTGACaactattttaaaattttcCAAATATGATGATGTTACTGGAGCCTGGATCAACACTCCACATCCAGACTGCAACCAAATATCCACCACTAGCTAACAAAGCTAGCTGACTAACTTTCAGCAGTTACTGTCCTTTTGTGGCAAAAATATCAGGCtatgaaaaaatgaaatgacatgAAGGCTTGTGGGTTCCTCCCCTAGCGAGGACCTTGACAAGTTTATGGAGAGCCAAGGCGCCAGCGCTCCGGGCATTCTGACGCTGACCACCAGCCTCAGCAAGCCCTTCATGAGACTGGACAAGTACCCAACCCTGCTGCAGGAGCTTGAGAGACACGTGGAGGTAGAGATATCATCGACATAATTATGTCTTCCTGCAAAAATATCAACCTCACGTGTACTTGATCTATGTCCTCACCACAGGAAGCCCACCCAGACTTCTCTGACATTGTAAAGGCCACAGCGGCGTTCAAGTGTTTAGTGGTGAGTGTGTGAGagcatcttttattttctgcatgAGGCTCAAAAGTCACTTCTTGATTTCTCCATGGCAAATCCATTGCGCAGGAAAAGCATTtagcatttatttgaaattagaTATGGGCTCCAGATTGTGCTACCAACTTCAACTGATTTCAAGTTAcaacaattaattaatttctaAGTGCTTTAAAATAGGGAGTTAGGTTTCAGTTGCTGTTAAAAAGTTTGCCATGACTTGGTTtttgtttggggaaaaaaaaatatttagacaatgtttttctttaaaaattaagtaccaccaaatgtttcatgGTACTGtgggttttatttatttatttatttttacttatcACTTAATTTTTCTATTTAGACGCAGTGCCAGGACCTGCGAAAGCGCAAGAACCTAGAACTGCAAATCTTGTCGGAACAGGTGCGCGGCTGGGATGGAGACAGCATGAAGAGTCTGGGTCACGTGCTCTACACGTCCCAAGTCCACATGAGGACTGGCTCCAGTGAGGTGAGCGAGTGGTTGAAGAGCCGTTAACGATCCCACAGTTTGCTTCAACATCAAGTGCGAAAGCCTCCAAAGAGAACTTTGTGGGTATCTTCACAAAACAGAAGCCCATGAAAGAGCAACATCGCCTTTCTTGTGGGTTTTCTTTGTCAGGGTCTGGTTTGATGAGGGGCTTGGAAGAAGATAGCACAAAATGCACGTTTCAGTGTTTACCATTGCACTAGTCATAATGTTGACGTTCTCCACCGCCCTCAACATATTTCACTTCCCTTTCACATGCAGACCCAGCTAGCAGTAGCTTTTGTGTTAGAGTTTCATTAATGCACAGTGATCCCagtgagattaaaaaaatagtaaaatgccaaaataagtacacataattaaaatataaaatacagttACAGTAATTGGTATTCTTTGTGCCTATGTGAATGTTCATTTAAGGTTTGCGTCTCTTTCAGGACAAAGATGAGCGCTACATGATGCTTTTCCCCAACGTGCTAGTGATGCTCTCCACCAGCTCTCGCATGAGTGGCTTCATTTATCAGGTAAAATCTGCTCACACAAAAGTCATCCGCAAAGTTTTCTTTCCGGCGTGCGTGTTTATTTCACTTGTGCAACAGTATTTagtacagtggtgccttggcAGTGAACTTCCCCTATTCGCTTCACAACAAGCAGTACTTGCAGGTAACGGAAACTTCTTCGAGTTTAGGTTTCATGCCAAaccaaacataaaacaaaagtgagttaCACCATTGtgtatttcaaatgacaaTGGACTCATACGTTGAGGCACCActgtattttcaaaacaagaatTGACTGTTGAATATCACGTGctaaaaaacagaaataagCGATGCAAGGCTGAGTTTTCCAGATCAAAAGTCGTAACGCTAGTAAAAGTTGAATGCAGGCAAGTGGATTAGTGGTAGAAAGTGAAACTGAGTATCGACAGCACTCCAATACTACACCACCAGATACCAGCATGTCTTCTATTGAAATTTGCATCTGGCTATTATTAGCTGCAAATGCTCATGATCTTATTCAGAGCTAGAAATCCACAAAATTCAAAACCTGGTGCTTCTTTGGTCATGTcagatcattttcattttctaggTAGTCCCTTTTCTTACTGGAAACGAGAGGACATATCATGATTTCATGTCTAATATCTTTCCTCAGGGACGACTGCCACTGCCGGGCACCACTGTAACGAGACACATGGAGGATGCAGACAATGCACACTTTGCCTTTgacatcacaggtttgaatgttGTGAAGCGCCGGAGCTGCACTTCTACAAAAGAGACACGCATTCCTAGAAGTGGATGTGGTCTCGTTCAACTCTTTGTGCTAAAAAAAGCGTGTGTTCTGCAGGAAGCATGATGGAGCGTGTGACGGTGTTTTGTAGTAGTGCCCAGGAGCTGCAAGAGTGGCTGGAGCACCTGCAGCCGTTTAGTAAAGGAGGCAGCCCTGCAGGCACCATCCTGAAGGTTTGAGCTTGAGAAACTGTCAGGCCACCATTTAGATGAACTCATTATCACTATGACCactttctgcatttttttcaccGCAAGCTATTTCAAAACGGATATTCATCAAATTCTGAACTCGGATCAATGTAAATTACTCCGAGTCTTGTCTGTGAGAAATGCATTGTAAATAAAGTAGTATTACTTAAAGGTTAGCACATGCATTCAACGTAGCACGAAATAGATCCTACACAAAACCGAAGCATGGTGCATAAATTCTTCATGTACCTTTTGGATTTGCTTCCCCCTCGCAGACGGTGGAGGGCAAGCCACTCAGCATGGTGGGTGCCCCCACTCACTTGTCCCACCTTGGCAGCTTCAGCGCCGTCAGCCGCGGGCCCCTGGAACCACCAAAGATGAGCAAGCCCTGGTCACTCAGCTGCCTGCGTCCGGCACCTCCCCTCAAGCCCTCGGCCGCGTTGGGTTACAAAGAGGTAAGAGGTTGCAGAGCAGGGAGGACAGACTTTGGTGCTCACCGGCCGCGTATAAATTTTTAAATCCGACTCATGGGCCAGgcaattacaaaaacaaaaaaagttgaaatatgtatttaaaatttacaaagatatttattttaatagtaaGATAATAATGTCTATTTTAATGAATTGATGATAtaaatgacacatttaataaataatgcaacaaattaaattgtttatttaaataacaaagtctttgctttcttgttttaactcatttaaccttttttattaataaaataagtagctgtttataaataatataattatatcacaaagtaaaaatgtagatttttttttcttaatttgcACCTAATTTACTGGCCTTTAAGCGTATAGATTTCTTTtctgataaataaaaaaaaaatacgagcAAAAACCTTTTGCAGCATTCACATGAAAAGAATTTCTCTCGCATGTCCTACTTCTCTATTTGCATGACCTCCGTCCGTGATGCAAGCAAACTGAATCAGGTTGAATCCACAGACGGCATGCTTGAGTCTTACGATGCATTGCCCTTCTCTCCATCCCTTCACCACCATATACAATCGAGCAACGAAAAAGTGGAGGGTGTTTCTGTGGTGTGGAAATGTTTGACTCTATTATCTCTGCATCACACCTTTCTCCTGTCATATTTTCACGCActtcttttctctttcccCACCGTCTTCTGTAGAGGATGTCTTATATCATGAAGGTAAGGTTAGAGTCCTGTGTGTATGTAATTTTGGGGAAGGGGGGTGGTGTGTGTAAGCAAGTGTGTGCACCCAGTTGCTGAAGTGGCATAACTCCTCCTTCCTCAATGTGGTTTCCTGTGAAAGCCTGCATGTGTGCTGCgctctttattttctgcacGAAGCAGGCCTAGACAATAATGATGGTAGCCCGAGGAAAGATGATAGAGACCATAGAGACATGTTCAATCAAAATGTGTCTCCTCCTCATTAGCAAGCGCTATATAAAACCAATCGTTTGGCGGCACGCTGTGTACCACACAAAACATAGTCCAGAAACGAGAGCAGTAGTTTtcttattctaaaaaaaaagtaataaatgtttttgttttggtgaggTCGGAACAGATTATTGCCGTTTCAATTCATTCGGTGCGGAAACATATCTGAGATAAGAGTGTTTTGAGTTGTCAGCGGTGTCACGCAACTAACTCAATCGTTGAGTCAGCAAACTTTCTACAACCAAAACAGTCACAATGTTTACTCCTGCTTCCTTCCCATTGCTTTGCCAACACGTCCTCCATTGtaaagcttttgtttttggtttttcccCTGCCCTGACGCCTATGAAATGCCTTTGAGTAATGACACATTGTAGTAAAATCAATCCCACATTTCCTCAAACGCGTTTTAGCCGTAGGGCGCAGGAAAAGGTTTTACCAGGGTGCGTTTACCTGCCCGCTTTGGTCACTGCTGTCGCCGTGCACTTGCTGCCTTTTCATCCTTTGTTAAACCTCTGAGAGATTGTGCAATACTGATTTGATTTGCAGTCTTGGCTGCTTTTTTGGGGCGAGACCCACCGACTGCCTTCCGCTTGCTCCCGCAGGACTCCAGCAAGAGTCCACGGCCCATGAAGAAGTTCCTGCCTGGAAacagaaagaaggaaaggaaGCCTTCGGATGACGAGGTTCACATGAGAAGAAGTAGGActaaagaaaatgacaaaatttgatattttcatgtttgatGTCGTTGAAGTGGAACATAACCTGTTCCGACAAGTTCATGTCACTTCCCATGTTAGAAACAAACATGCTAAAAGCGGAGATAATGGGTGAACTGTGTGTAGGCACGGTGGCTCTGGAGGAGGACGCTCAGATCCTGAGGGTGATCGAGGCCTACTGCACAGGGGCCAGCCTGCACTCCACCAGCACACGTTCGTATTCATCTTTTATCGCCACACTCTTACCTTCTGCTGCATCAAAGTGTCTGTTTGTGTAGCTGTGCGTAAGGACTGCGTGCCTCAGGTGCTCCTTCCCGAGGAAGAGAAGATCATTGTGGAGGAGATGAAAAGCAACGGGCAGACGGTCATTGAGGAAAAGTAAGCGCATATTTGCATCCTAGCTTCTCCCAGAATTTACGTAAAAACAGCTTTCAGTATAATGCACTGCAATTCTTCCCCACTGCAAAGTCCAACCACcaaaaatataacataatataatataatacagATTTATTTAAGGGTGCATTTTACGCTGGTTTTGCAGATATACCCAGTCCCTACTCAAAACCGGAGGCTgtaatttattgttatttttttcttccaggagTCTGGTTGATGCAATGTATGCTTTAAAGGATGAGGTCCATGAACTGAAAAAGGTATTTGCCGCTTTAATTGCATTGCTTTAACAATATGATTGATTGTGGTTAGTGGTGGTAGGTGTACTTTTTCTCAACAAATTTTCCCCAATGGGAAAAATGCTAAATACATTCATGTGATCTAACATGGGATTATAATAATTGTACAGCACCCCTTatgaaaaaatgtgttttaactgGAAAGCAATTTTTTGAGACAGGCAGTATCACGATACTcgcaggcatatattctttatcctttgTGAAACATGACTAGTATCACTAAAGCCTGACAGATTAATCATCCCGACAATTTAATGCCATCTGTCATTTCTTGCGTGATGTGGCAGGAGAACAAATGGATAAAGCAGTTtctggaggaggagcagaagTCTCGCAAAGAGCTGGAGAGGGTGGTGAGGAAGCTGGCCAAGCAGAAGAACGACTGCACGTGGGACGACGGAGGCGGCGGGGGCGCCCACTGAACACAGAACAagctatgtgt
This window contains:
- the arhgef6 gene encoding rho guanine nucleotide exchange factor 6 isoform X3; translated protein: MKVSQTQTEGFEPECLYSGENFGKVLTTLLAVNFATQDSAAERSCPQPGTQSLSPTASSHTISSAKSKGSLRRQSKSAEMSENGSGSNGQLIVKARFNFKQNNEDELSFGKGDVIVVTRQEEGGWWEGSLNGKTGWFPSNYVREVKACEKPVSPKGAQLTKSYYSVVVQDILEHEREFVKELQTLLSCYLRPLQGSDKLSSADSTTLCGNLEEILTFQQGLVVSLEECIKVPEGQQRLAGCFLNVMCQIKSLYLAYCSSHPSAVCILTDHSEDLDKFMESQGASAPGILTLTTSLSKPFMRLDKYPTLLQELERHVEEAHPDFSDIVKATAAFKCLVTQCQDLRKRKNLELQILSEQVRGWDGDSMKSLGHVLYTSQVHMRTGSSEDKDERYMMLFPNVLVMLSTSSRMSGFIYQGRLPLPGTTVTRHMEDADNAHFAFDITGSMMERVTVFCSSAQELQEWLEHLQPFSKGGSPAGTILKTVEGKPLSMVGAPTHLSHLGSFSAVSRGPLEPPKMSKPWSLSCLRPAPPLKPSAALGYKERMSYIMKDSSKSPRPMKKFLPGNRKKERKPSDDEVHMRRSTVALEEDAQILRVIEAYCTGASLHSTSTPVRKDCVPQVLLPEEEKIIVEEMKSNGQTVIEEKSLVDAMYALKDEVHELKKENKWIKQFLEEEQKSRKELERVVRKLAKQKNDCTWDDGGGGGAH
- the arhgef6 gene encoding rho guanine nucleotide exchange factor 6 isoform X1 yields the protein MNPEEQTVTWLISLGVLDSPKKNIADPEEFLKASLKDGLVLCKLVERLVPGFTAKYCPDPRTEADCIGNIREFLRGCSSLKVEGFEPECLYSGENFGKVLTTLLAVNFATQDSAAERSCPQPGTQSLSPTASSHTISSAKSKGSLRRQSKSAEMSENGSGSNGQLIVKARFNFKQNNEDELSFGKGDVIVVTRQEEGGWWEGSLNGKTGWFPSNYVREVKACEKPVSPKGAQLTKSYYSVVVQDILEHEREFVKELQTLLSCYLRPLQGSDKLSSADSTTLCGNLEEILTFQQGLVVSLEECIKVPEGQQRLAGCFLNVMCQIKSLYLAYCSSHPSAVCILTDHSEDLDKFMESQGASAPGILTLTTSLSKPFMRLDKYPTLLQELERHVEEAHPDFSDIVKATAAFKCLVTQCQDLRKRKNLELQILSEQVRGWDGDSMKSLGHVLYTSQVHMRTGSSEDKDERYMMLFPNVLVMLSTSSRMSGFIYQGRLPLPGTTVTRHMEDADNAHFAFDITGSMMERVTVFCSSAQELQEWLEHLQPFSKGGSPAGTILKTVEGKPLSMVGAPTHLSHLGSFSAVSRGPLEPPKMSKPWSLSCLRPAPPLKPSAALGYKERMSYIMKDSSKSPRPMKKFLPGNRKKERKPSDDEVHMRRSTVALEEDAQILRVIEAYCTGASLHSTSTPVRKDCVPQVLLPEEEKIIVEEMKSNGQTVIEEKSLVDAMYALKDEVHELKKENKWIKQFLEEEQKSRKELERVVRKLAKQKNDCTWDDGGGGGAH
- the arhgef6 gene encoding rho guanine nucleotide exchange factor 6 isoform X2 is translated as MNPEEQTVTWLISLGVLDSPKKNIADPEEFLKASLKDGLVLCKLVERLVPGFTAKYCPDPRTEADCIGNIREFLRGCSSLKVEGFEPECLYSGENFGKVLTTLLAVNFATQDSAAERSCPQPGTQSLSPTASSHTISSAKSKGSLRRQSKSAEMSENGSGSNGQLIVKARFNFKQNNEDELSFGKGDVIVVTRQEEGGWWEGSLNGKTGWFPSNYVREVKACEKPVSPKGAQLTKSYYSVVVQDILEHEREFVKELQTLLSCYLRPLQGSDKLSSADSTTLCGNLEEILTFQQGLVVSLEECIKVPEGQQRLAGCFLNVMCQIKSLYLAYCSSHPSAVCILTDHSEDLDKFMESQGASAPGILTLTTSLSKPFMRLDKYPTLLQELERHVEEAHPDFSDIVKATAAFKCLVTQCQDLRKRKNLELQILSEQVRGWDGDSMKSLGHVLYTSQVHMRTGSSEDKDERYMMLFPNVLVMLSTSSRMSGFIYQGRLPLPGTTVTRHMEDADNAHFAFDITGSMMERVTVFCSSAQELQEWLEHLQPFSKGGSPAGTILKTVEGKPLSMVGAPTHLSHLGSFSAVSRGPLEPPKMSKPWSLSCLRPAPPLKPSAALGYKEDSSKSPRPMKKFLPGNRKKERKPSDDEVHMRRSTVALEEDAQILRVIEAYCTGASLHSTSTPVRKDCVPQVLLPEEEKIIVEEMKSNGQTVIEEKSLVDAMYALKDEVHELKKENKWIKQFLEEEQKSRKELERVVRKLAKQKNDCTWDDGGGGGAH